In one bacterium genomic region, the following are encoded:
- a CDS encoding cytidylate kinase family protein encodes MEAQIRVASRLRAQIASQSNKNVPFITLSRQFGCEAISLAEQLAAQLDNVEKLEPGSWQVYSRKLIESMADQQYSYDQLMAALDSKARSAIVEFVESLVGQISDLKLLHKLVETMRATALLGRCIIIGRGGAVVTRDLPGGIHVRLVASEEARLSRLVHRHGWSEAKARAELKEQDSYRHSFYKKYLHRDSNDPEIYDIVLNAGRLSQNEMIGQILALYQDRRGSHS; translated from the coding sequence TTGGAAGCTCAAATCCGAGTTGCCTCAAGACTTCGCGCGCAGATTGCCTCGCAATCTAACAAGAATGTTCCCTTTATCACCCTGTCACGCCAATTCGGATGCGAGGCGATCAGCCTTGCGGAGCAACTGGCCGCTCAGCTTGACAATGTCGAAAAGCTTGAACCCGGATCCTGGCAGGTGTACAGCAGAAAGCTTATAGAGTCAATGGCTGATCAGCAGTACTCCTATGACCAGCTCATGGCTGCCCTCGATTCGAAGGCACGAAGCGCAATAGTCGAGTTCGTTGAATCTCTTGTAGGCCAGATATCAGATTTAAAACTATTGCACAAACTTGTTGAAACCATGCGCGCAACCGCTCTGCTCGGTAGATGTATCATTATCGGAAGAGGCGGCGCCGTGGTGACGCGCGACTTGCCCGGCGGGATACACGTAAGGCTCGTCGCATCCGAAGAAGCCCGATTGAGCAGACTCGTGCATCGTCATGGCTGGAGCGAGGCAAAGGCGCGAGCGGAGTTGAAAGAACAGGATAGTTATCGTCACAGTTTCTACAAGAAGTATCTGCACAGAGATTCGAATGATCCCGAAATATATGATATTGTGCTCAATGCTGGACGTTTGTCTCAGAATGAAATGATAGGCCAAATCCTCGCGCTCTATCAGGATCGACGCGGATCGCACAGCTGA
- a CDS encoding sulfite exporter TauE/SafE family protein, giving the protein MEQWIQHVLSGDRLGIAFFPAVFLIGALGSLGACCTLPVVGAVVGYAGSRTRGSNRRELLLVGLFFMIGTTIALATIGALAGLVSQAVSSTVGRYWQFLSGLILVLLGLVSLNLFSFKLPKLDVGRWLSGNQTGGAAFYGLVLGGASTACSVGCNPLLQIAIGATVLSGSAVISALTLTVFALGYSLPLSAGLVGIGLGMAQLNSMMQRVVPFIRFGAGVLLIVVGFYLLATI; this is encoded by the coding sequence ATGGAGCAATGGATTCAACATGTCCTTTCGGGGGATCGCCTTGGGATAGCGTTCTTCCCTGCAGTATTCTTGATCGGAGCATTAGGATCATTAGGTGCATGCTGCACCTTGCCTGTTGTCGGTGCGGTCGTGGGCTACGCGGGGTCGCGCACGAGAGGGAGCAATCGCAGGGAATTGCTCTTGGTGGGTTTGTTCTTCATGATCGGGACGACCATCGCCCTTGCGACGATTGGCGCGCTTGCTGGACTTGTCAGTCAGGCTGTTAGCTCGACCGTTGGAAGATACTGGCAATTCCTTTCCGGTCTCATATTAGTGCTGTTAGGTCTTGTCAGCTTGAATCTCTTCAGCTTCAAGCTACCCAAGTTAGATGTTGGACGTTGGTTGTCAGGCAATCAGACAGGTGGTGCGGCTTTCTACGGGCTTGTACTGGGCGGTGCATCGACTGCGTGCTCAGTCGGCTGCAATCCGCTGCTGCAGATAGCGATTGGCGCAACGGTCTTAAGCGGCAGCGCGGTCATTAGCGCTCTCACCTTAACAGTCTTTGCGCTTGGCTACAGCTTGCCCCTGTCGGCAGGATTGGTCGGCATTGGATTAGGAATGGCACAACTGAATAGTATGATGCAACGGGTCGTGCCTTTCATCAGGTTCGGCGCGGGGGTACTTCTGATCGTCGTGGGCTTCTACCTGCTGGCGACCATCTGA